A genome region from Candidatus Melainabacteria bacterium includes the following:
- a CDS encoding DUF1311 domain-containing protein — MNSRVATLICLSFLYVGQACAQTQLEMNEQANSSATLIKKRAQKTLRTLSTKYAKTAGFKTKMDEAQELYENFVQAHINERFPVPKGEDDRALYGSIEGSCVGNIKEEMYKARLDELNAWSQPLPKADLAALKAEYNKVDKTLNDVYVKVKSGSAAKGKTGPTFRKNLTDAEVAWIAFRNSDSDAFALSGGSELFKWRKMIELTKSRTGQLKEWLNGAEEGDVCSGSIPLKQ; from the coding sequence GTGAACAGCAGAGTTGCCACGTTGATTTGTCTGTCATTCCTGTACGTCGGTCAAGCCTGCGCACAGACTCAGTTGGAGATGAACGAGCAAGCAAACAGCTCAGCTACGTTGATTAAGAAACGAGCCCAGAAAACTTTGCGTACGCTCTCGACCAAATACGCAAAAACAGCTGGTTTCAAGACAAAAATGGACGAAGCTCAAGAGCTGTACGAAAATTTCGTGCAAGCCCACATCAACGAACGCTTCCCTGTACCCAAAGGCGAAGACGATCGAGCCCTCTATGGCAGCATCGAAGGCTCGTGCGTAGGCAACATCAAAGAAGAGATGTACAAAGCCAGATTGGATGAGTTGAACGCCTGGTCACAACCTCTACCGAAGGCTGACCTGGCGGCATTAAAAGCTGAGTACAACAAAGTCGATAAGACGTTGAACGATGTCTACGTCAAGGTCAAGTCAGGCAGTGCAGCAAAAGGAAAGACAGGACCGACGTTCAGGAAGAATCTGACTGATGCCGAAGTAGCCTGGATCGCCTTCAGGAACTCTGATTCAGATGCCTTCGCTCTGAGCGGCGGCTCCGAACTTTTCAAATGGCGCAAAATGATAGAGCTCACCAAAAGCCGCACCGGGCAACTCAAAGAATGGCTGAATGGCGCAGAAGAAGGCGACGTCTGCTCCGGATCGATTCCTTTGAAGCAATAG
- a CDS encoding DUF692 domain-containing protein, which translates to MLGIGWRPELAWMIQKRKDIDFVEILAEDFSPSDKPLPPIKQLMNRGVDVIIHGTTLNLGGSETPSESSLVHLDGLARRYESGLVSEHLAFVKAGGMESGHLLPIQRTQENLEIVVENIMIAQQALSVPLAIENIATLFEWPDNEMNEATFLAEVLSRTGASLLLDVANLFANATNHNFKIEDYLNKIPFEQLAYVHVAGGIFKGSLYHDTHCHSIKNPVLKLLQDVCMRANSPRVLLERDGIFPGNLDEELNHELDMIKEISHSKRLCHAL; encoded by the coding sequence ATGTTAGGAATAGGTTGGAGACCCGAACTGGCCTGGATGATCCAGAAACGCAAAGATATCGATTTTGTCGAAATACTGGCAGAAGATTTTTCACCATCCGACAAACCACTGCCACCAATAAAGCAATTGATGAACAGAGGAGTTGATGTGATTATTCACGGCACGACCCTCAACCTTGGCGGTTCTGAGACTCCAAGCGAAAGTTCGCTGGTACACCTCGACGGTCTGGCCCGGCGTTATGAAAGTGGGCTGGTCAGCGAACATTTAGCGTTTGTCAAAGCCGGTGGAATGGAATCCGGACATCTCTTACCGATTCAAAGAACGCAGGAGAATCTGGAAATCGTCGTCGAAAACATCATGATTGCCCAACAGGCACTGAGTGTTCCACTGGCTATCGAAAACATCGCCACGTTATTTGAATGGCCAGATAACGAAATGAACGAGGCGACGTTCCTGGCAGAAGTACTCTCAAGAACCGGTGCTTCACTGCTTCTTGATGTAGCCAATCTGTTCGCGAACGCCACCAATCACAACTTCAAAATCGAAGACTACTTGAACAAAATACCTTTTGAACAACTAGCCTACGTGCATGTGGCAGGCGGAATTTTCAAAGGATCGCTGTATCACGATACGCATTGTCACTCCATTAAGAATCCAGTGCTCAAGCTGCTGCAAGATGTATGTATGAGAGCCAACTCTCCCAGAGTTCTACTGGAAAGAGATGGAATTTTCCCGGGAAACCTGGATGAAGAATTGAACCACGAACTCGATATGATCAAAGAGATTTCGCATTCAAAGAGGTTATGCCATGCCCTCTGA
- a CDS encoding MATE family efflux transporter, translated as MSSSQTDANPSEKKRKEGVLTEGNLWKAIWVMSWPLMLTTICSSLVGLTDVKVAGTLGPAQQAAVGISEQVLFLYMIFIMATGVGTTALVSRAAGAGDQPEVIRVTAQSITLSVIVGLVLTLISLIFARFGVSLFSKAPDVIAQSTAYLIVYSFYLIPFSITAIINAAFRALGDTKTPLILVGIMTTVNIIGDILTVIYKWPVPDLGVRGIALSGVLASCLGSLLAIAFVVRSPKLNESLNEIFKVNLDTLQRVVKVGIPSGLQRLAWAMSVFALFFILARGAHPTESLASWTIGMRLEGLVFMPLMALSMAVSSIVGQNLGAEQTDRAVRAGWNVAAIGVGLNCVLGTCMFVFSNALANSMSTDPNTVLYTADYLKINAFCEPFLALGMVLSGGLQGAGDTKTPMWITLFTNWILRLPLAWYLVITINMGPIGAWLAMSISCVVMGLLTAWRFQSKAWIKIQV; from the coding sequence ATGTCGAGTTCGCAGACGGACGCCAACCCAAGTGAGAAAAAGAGAAAAGAAGGCGTCCTGACTGAGGGCAACCTCTGGAAAGCGATCTGGGTCATGTCCTGGCCGCTTATGCTAACCACAATCTGCAGTTCGCTTGTCGGCTTGACTGACGTGAAAGTGGCGGGCACGCTAGGGCCTGCACAGCAGGCTGCCGTTGGTATCTCAGAACAAGTGCTCTTTCTCTACATGATTTTCATCATGGCCACAGGTGTCGGCACCACAGCTCTCGTTTCACGCGCGGCCGGTGCAGGCGACCAACCCGAAGTGATACGCGTGACGGCGCAGTCTATTACTCTTTCAGTCATCGTCGGTCTTGTACTGACCCTGATATCACTTATATTCGCCAGATTTGGTGTCAGTTTATTCAGCAAAGCACCGGATGTAATAGCACAGAGCACTGCTTATCTAATTGTGTACAGCTTTTATCTAATCCCGTTTAGCATCACAGCCATCATCAATGCGGCATTCAGAGCCCTCGGTGACACAAAAACACCCCTCATTCTCGTTGGCATCATGACGACGGTGAACATCATAGGCGACATACTGACTGTCATTTACAAATGGCCGGTACCCGACCTGGGCGTGCGCGGCATTGCTCTGTCAGGCGTTCTGGCCAGTTGCCTGGGCAGCTTGCTGGCTATTGCCTTCGTTGTCAGATCACCTAAATTGAACGAAAGTCTGAACGAAATCTTCAAAGTGAACCTGGACACTCTGCAACGCGTCGTCAAAGTCGGCATTCCATCAGGACTTCAGCGCCTAGCATGGGCGATGAGTGTTTTCGCCCTCTTTTTTATCCTGGCCCGCGGTGCTCATCCTACCGAATCACTGGCCTCATGGACAATCGGTATGCGACTTGAAGGTCTGGTGTTCATGCCATTAATGGCTCTGAGCATGGCGGTATCATCAATAGTTGGTCAGAATCTCGGAGCTGAGCAGACAGACAGAGCGGTGAGGGCAGGATGGAACGTAGCAGCGATCGGAGTCGGTTTGAATTGCGTGCTCGGTACATGCATGTTTGTATTTTCCAATGCCCTGGCTAACTCGATGAGTACTGATCCGAACACCGTTCTATACACCGCTGACTACCTGAAAATAAATGCATTCTGCGAACCATTTTTAGCACTGGGAATGGTGCTGAGCGGAGGGCTGCAGGGAGCCGGCGATACAAAAACACCGATGTGGATCACCTTATTTACAAACTGGATTTTACGCCTTCCCTTAGCGTGGTATCTGGTCATCACCATCAATATGGGACCGATTGGAGCCTGGCTGGCAATGTCCATCTCATGTGTCGTGATGGGACTGCTGACTGCATGGCGATTCCAGTCCAAGGCCTGGATAAAGATACAAGTTTGA
- a CDS encoding TIGR04222 domain-containing membrane protein, with the protein MNEFDLMGPQFLAMYVPATFGAIFGAVVLRYALKIKGGEYNDVELSAYDAAYLSGGDSRVVDAAAAKLLVSEVFTTELTQRSIKATGTLPSDADPVERSVFQAVKNHYISKVRDIYKYVVPISQGIRPKLVEAGLILGDARTAAIRSLCTLIVLCPVVFLGIPKLLLGLSRGKPVGLLIAFILIGLGAALWFFCQSCIRTARGDAALSFLQAENRALEYSVRYGSTPTSTELAMATGLFGTTILLTSPLFATMKPLFITQASGSGCGSGSGGSGCGSSCGGGGCGGGCGGCGG; encoded by the coding sequence ATGAACGAATTTGATTTGATGGGTCCGCAGTTTTTAGCAATGTACGTCCCAGCCACATTTGGCGCCATATTCGGTGCTGTCGTTCTGCGCTACGCTCTGAAAATCAAAGGTGGCGAATACAATGATGTTGAGCTGAGCGCATACGACGCGGCTTACCTTAGCGGTGGCGATAGCCGCGTCGTTGACGCCGCAGCCGCTAAGCTCTTAGTTTCTGAAGTATTCACAACAGAGCTTACACAGCGCTCGATCAAAGCGACCGGCACTCTGCCGAGCGACGCAGACCCGGTTGAACGCTCGGTTTTTCAGGCAGTAAAAAACCACTATATTTCCAAAGTACGGGACATCTACAAGTACGTGGTGCCCATCTCGCAGGGCATCCGTCCGAAACTGGTCGAAGCCGGACTGATTCTGGGCGATGCCAGAACTGCGGCAATACGTTCACTTTGCACTCTGATTGTGCTCTGTCCGGTAGTTTTCCTGGGCATTCCCAAGTTGCTGCTCGGTCTCTCCAGAGGCAAACCGGTAGGACTTCTCATAGCATTCATATTGATTGGTCTCGGAGCAGCCTTATGGTTCTTCTGTCAGTCATGCATTCGTACAGCACGCGGCGACGCGGCCCTCTCATTTTTGCAAGCCGAAAACCGCGCCCTGGAATACAGCGTCCGCTACGGCAGCACTCCCACAAGCACAGAACTGGCCATGGCAACGGGTCTCTTCGGAACCACCATCTTGCTCACTTCGCCACTCTTTGCCACCATGAAACCGCTCTTTATCACACAAGCCTCCGGCAGTGGATGCGGTAGCGGCAGCGGTGGTAGCGGATGCGGCTCGAGCTGCGGTGGTGGCGGATGTGGTGGCGGTTGCGGCGGCTGCGGAGGTTAA
- a CDS encoding response regulator, with protein sequence MSGNFNESRQSKRLQPNKLSKMNHNHSSQNLAYQISAYMASLPTEKKPRVFLVEDQPLTLAGIKMALGDLGKYEIAGEATNGVDAVASVLLTRPDVVIMDVVIPGMDGIEAASRIKHHLPDTKIIMFTSFGTSEVVTAALSIGAEGYLLKNRSIEQITNAIDTVMSGNIWIDPAVADRLVRDNPTSSRRENNLSPVELQILKFIRDGMNNKQIADSLGTNEDAVAAAIRGLLRSYSKQQPMRQVLGEAVQEVIAPVTKTLHTGQMFENKYRIDRELGVGGAGKVYAAEHVLMARPVALKIMHRNLLKDAIVLQSFRKEAMAIACLDHENIIRLYDFGISSQQEPYLIMELFEGENLRDILVRQHHLTPAEFCSIFSQVCKALSAAHSHNIIHCDIKPSNILVRNRDGVLEAKLVDFGLAKSTEFDKKMTDSKTAEGTVAGTAPYMSPEQCTGQVLDERTDIYSLGCVMFEALTGERVFSGKNAMEIFTQHAYDKAPTLAERAPQLKFPELLENCIAGMLQKAPGERIKTAGKVEEVLATITPPHPAE encoded by the coding sequence ATGAGCGGAAACTTCAACGAATCTAGACAGTCTAAGAGATTGCAACCCAATAAGCTTAGTAAAATGAATCACAATCATTCCTCGCAAAATTTGGCTTATCAAATATCCGCTTACATGGCCAGTCTGCCAACTGAAAAGAAGCCCCGAGTTTTCCTCGTAGAAGACCAACCGCTGACGTTGGCCGGCATAAAAATGGCGCTGGGCGATCTGGGCAAATATGAGATTGCCGGGGAGGCTACAAACGGCGTAGATGCCGTGGCGTCAGTGCTGTTAACCCGCCCGGACGTGGTCATCATGGATGTTGTCATACCAGGGATGGACGGCATCGAAGCCGCCTCCCGCATCAAGCACCACTTACCAGACACCAAAATTATCATGTTCACCTCCTTCGGCACCTCGGAGGTCGTGACTGCAGCACTTTCCATCGGAGCAGAAGGCTACTTGCTCAAAAATCGCTCCATCGAACAGATTACAAATGCAATCGACACAGTTATGAGCGGCAACATCTGGATCGACCCAGCCGTTGCAGACCGGCTCGTGCGCGACAACCCGACAAGCAGCAGAAGAGAAAATAATCTCTCGCCTGTCGAGCTGCAAATTCTCAAATTTATTCGCGACGGTATGAACAATAAACAAATAGCCGACTCACTGGGCACAAACGAAGATGCTGTGGCAGCGGCAATACGCGGCTTATTGCGCTCTTACAGCAAACAGCAGCCGATGCGCCAGGTGCTCGGTGAAGCAGTGCAAGAAGTGATAGCGCCTGTCACTAAAACACTGCATACAGGACAGATGTTCGAGAACAAATATCGCATCGACCGCGAATTAGGAGTAGGCGGTGCAGGCAAAGTGTACGCAGCCGAGCACGTTCTTATGGCACGTCCTGTGGCGCTGAAAATAATGCACCGCAATCTTCTGAAAGATGCGATCGTGCTCCAGAGCTTTAGAAAAGAAGCAATGGCAATTGCCTGTTTAGACCACGAGAATATCATTCGACTCTACGACTTCGGTATTTCTTCTCAGCAAGAACCATACCTAATTATGGAGCTTTTCGAGGGTGAGAATCTGCGCGATATTCTGGTCCGCCAGCATCATTTGACGCCGGCTGAGTTCTGCTCGATTTTCTCTCAAGTGTGCAAAGCGCTGAGCGCAGCTCACTCACACAACATCATTCATTGCGACATCAAGCCAAGCAACATCCTGGTGCGGAATCGAGACGGAGTGCTGGAAGCCAAACTAGTTGATTTCGGGCTGGCCAAGTCGACAGAATTCGACAAAAAGATGACCGACTCGAAAACCGCAGAAGGAACAGTTGCAGGTACAGCACCATATATGTCTCCCGAACAGTGCACAGGGCAGGTGCTGGACGAACGAACGGACATTTATTCACTGGGCTGTGTCATGTTCGAAGCACTAACTGGCGAAAGAGTTTTCTCCGGCAAAAATGCGATGGAGATATTTACCCAGCATGCCTACGACAAAGCGCCTACTCTGGCAGAGCGGGCTCCCCAGCTCAAGTTTCCTGAGCTCCTGGAAAATTGCATCGCCGGTATGCTGCAAAAGGCTCCAGGTGAACGCATCAAGACCGCCGGCAAAGTCGAAGAAGTGCTTGCGACAATCACCCCGCCACATCCCGCCGAATAA
- a CDS encoding thiamine pyrophosphate-binding protein, with amino-acid sequence MEKTKLAEYLFKKIKDSGVDCTFGIPGDFILPLYAAQQKIGVKTVVMTHEPSVGYAADAYARLKGLGIAMVTYGAGGLNMINPIGLAYAEESPVIVVSGSPETRYRSQKPQLHHCVKSFDTQYNVFAEVTEAQTLLSNPITAQDDIDRVFETTQKQSRPGYIEIPRDMVNYEINVSEKAPDSFDAASPAVHEAIADIIERLKSAQKPVMFVGVEIRRFHLKDKVIALAEALNIPVVTSILGKASFPETHPNFIGNYFGQFGNPKVREYVESSDCIVSLGTVLTEMETAGYTAKLETENLIQSTAKEVTVGYHTYRGVDLRSLVNELLDRATSKVKPAMKFIIPSIPVEDIYPPAGTKELTVAGMIEDLNGVMGESYSVVSDVGDCLYAGMSLKTDIFIAPGYYSSMGFGVPAGIGAQVANPKRRSIILVGDGGFQMTGMEISTAAKLGLNPIVIVFNNASYAMLRHIDQKRDYYDLARWDYGAIARAVGGKGVQATTRADFQKALKEAQKSDGLFLIDAVISEDDISPTLRRLTDHFGAKVKASIS; translated from the coding sequence ATGGAAAAGACAAAACTGGCGGAATACCTCTTCAAGAAAATCAAGGACAGCGGTGTCGACTGCACCTTCGGTATTCCTGGTGATTTCATTCTTCCTTTGTATGCAGCTCAGCAAAAGATTGGTGTCAAAACCGTGGTGATGACACATGAGCCGTCTGTTGGCTACGCTGCTGATGCCTATGCTCGCCTCAAGGGCTTGGGAATCGCCATGGTCACTTACGGTGCCGGCGGATTGAACATGATCAATCCCATCGGTCTGGCCTATGCAGAAGAGTCACCCGTCATCGTTGTCAGCGGCAGTCCGGAAACACGCTACCGCTCCCAGAAACCACAACTGCACCACTGCGTCAAATCGTTCGACACACAATACAACGTCTTTGCAGAAGTGACCGAAGCGCAAACATTGCTGTCCAATCCAATCACGGCCCAGGACGACATCGACAGAGTTTTCGAGACTACTCAGAAACAGTCGCGCCCGGGTTATATAGAAATTCCGCGAGACATGGTCAACTACGAAATCAACGTCTCTGAAAAAGCGCCTGACTCTTTCGATGCCGCATCACCCGCGGTGCACGAAGCGATTGCAGATATCATAGAGCGCCTGAAAAGTGCCCAGAAACCCGTCATGTTCGTCGGTGTAGAAATTCGCCGCTTCCACCTCAAAGACAAAGTCATCGCTCTGGCTGAAGCTCTCAATATCCCAGTCGTCACCTCGATTCTGGGTAAAGCTTCCTTCCCGGAAACTCACCCTAACTTCATCGGCAATTACTTTGGACAATTCGGAAATCCAAAGGTACGCGAATATGTCGAATCTTCAGATTGCATCGTGTCGCTGGGCACGGTTCTTACCGAGATGGAAACAGCAGGATACACAGCCAAGCTTGAAACCGAGAACCTGATCCAATCGACAGCCAAAGAAGTGACCGTGGGCTACCACACTTACCGCGGTGTGGATTTGCGATCGCTCGTCAACGAGCTTTTGGACCGTGCCACAAGCAAAGTCAAGCCGGCAATGAAGTTCATCATACCGTCTATCCCAGTGGAAGATATCTATCCGCCCGCCGGTACGAAAGAACTGACAGTGGCAGGCATGATCGAAGACTTGAACGGTGTCATGGGCGAGAGCTATTCGGTAGTCTCAGACGTCGGCGACTGCCTCTATGCAGGTATGAGCCTGAAGACAGACATCTTCATTGCGCCTGGCTACTACTCCAGCATGGGATTCGGTGTGCCGGCAGGAATCGGAGCACAGGTAGCCAATCCCAAACGTCGATCGATCATTCTTGTAGGCGACGGCGGATTCCAGATGACAGGAATGGAGATAAGCACTGCCGCTAAGCTGGGTCTCAACCCTATCGTCATCGTCTTCAACAACGCAAGCTATGCCATGTTGCGCCACATTGACCAGAAACGCGACTATTACGATCTGGCTCGCTGGGACTACGGCGCCATCGCCCGGGCAGTCGGCGGCAAGGGAGTGCAGGCGACTACCAGAGCCGATTTCCAGAAAGCACTGAAAGAGGCGCAGAAGAGCGACGGCTTATTCTTGATTGATGCGGTGATCTCAGAAGACGACATCTCGCCGACTCTCAGACGGCTGACGGACCACTTCGGTGCCAAAGTTAAAGCATCTATCTCCTGA